CCTAACACTTACCAGTTTTATACATGAGCTGGTATGTAGTAGACGCAGTTGATAGGGCATTTGAGCGGACCAAAAAGTGCCTGATCGAGCCTTTTGATTTCTGGAAATGGATGAAACTCACGATTATCGTCCTTCTTGTGGGCGGTGGAATGAATTTCAATACCGGAGGGGGCAACTACTCCTTTGACGAAACGGATATGCCGGTATCTCAGGACTTCCCGACAGGCGCGGAGAACGTTTTTGAAAATATCTATGATACCGTTTCGATGAATGCTTTAGCATACATGGTAGGAGCCATACTGCTTATTATTCTGCTTGCGCTTATATTTGCATATATTTCAAGTGTTATGGAATTCGTTCTCGTGGAATCCCTGGTAAGTAATGATGTCAGGTTCTGGGAATATTCGAGAAGTTTTCTGGGAAAGGGTTTCGGTCTATTCCTGTTCCGTCTATTGCTTGGTATACTGTACCTGTTGATTATTGCTATAGTTGCCCTGCCTTTTATCTACTACCTGACCGGCCAGACAGATGCAAGTCTTGAAAGTTCAATGCTTGCAAACATAGTCTATCTGATATTCCTGCTGATCTTCATATTCTTTGTACTCGGGGTGATAGGCGGGATCATAGGCTCATTTGTAAATCTCGCCATACCTGTAAGCCTGTATGCCGGATCAGGTATATTCGGTGCTTTCTCCATGGTAGTGAAAAAGTTCAGGCAGGACTGGAAGCAGATTATTATTTACTGGATAGGACGTATCGTGCTTAACATTGCGGTGGCCATTGTTGTCGGTATTGCCGTTCTGATAATGTCCGCCATTGCTCTATTGCTCTTCCTTGTCTTTGATGGGGCAGTGTACTTCGTTCTCTCGGCACTTACAGCATCAGATACGCTTGTCTGGATAATACTTGCACCTGTGGTCTTCATCCAGTTGATTATATTCGTGCTTGCAATTGCTTTTGTCAGTATGCCTGCCAGGGTGTTTGTAAAATATCATATGCTTACCTTCCTGCAGATGTGGTATCCGGAAATCGAAGTCCCCATATTTGACAGGTATAAGGGCTCTCCGATGGAGGACACGGCAACATCACTTTAAGGTAGCTTCCAATCTATCGTAATGTAGCTTTGTGATTATATATGAGCATCAAGAGGTCTTTCAGGTGAGCTTCTTCCCTGTTGACAACTATTTTTTTTATTTTCCCTCGATCCATAAGAAAGGCTTTTCTACATCGGATTTCTACAAAACCCAACAAAAGATCAGATATGACCAAAATCATCCTTGCTTCGGCTTCCCCGAGAAGAAAAGAATTACTGAAACAACTCATAGGAGATAATTTTCAGGTCTTTACGAGCTCTTATGGTGAAGAAAGAGTTGAAAGGGTCACTCCGGAAGAACTTGTCACACATCATTCACTGGAAAAAGCCAGGGATGTTGCAGGCAATTTCAGGGACGGTGTTATCATCGCTGCGGATACTGTTGTTGTCTGCGGAGATGAAGTGCTCGGAAAACCGGAAAATGAGAATGCTGCCAGGGAAATGCTACGCAGGATAAGCGGACAGCAGATACAGGCTATCACAGGAATAACTGTATTTGATATAGGCAGAGATCGAGAGCTCACTCAGTATGAGACTACCAGGATATGGATCAGCGATCTTACTGAAAAGGAAATTGACTCCTATGTGGGCACAGGTGAGCCATTTGGTAAAGCAGGATCCTTTGCTATTCAGGGAAAAGGTGCAGATTTCGTGGAAAGAATTGAAGGTGATCTCTCCAATGTAGTCGGCCTTCCATTACCAGTTCTCAAAGAGATGCTTGTGGAATTGGATAAGGAAAATTAATTTGACGTCAATCTTATATATTTTTCGATCAGATAATGATATTTATATATCAGTTTAATAGATTACCAATATTTATATATATATCTCACACTATTCATATACATTACACTTTGAATATATGGTCATAGCAGATCAGGTTGTTGAAAAATGAATTATATCCTTGGTTCCAATAAAAAAGGCTGCTTTTCAGTTCTCACGATTTTGACCATTTTAATCCTTGCTTCCGGGTGTGCAGCAAAAGATGAAAATGTAATTCAGACTGATGAGGTACAAAAAGAGCTCAGGATCGGGCTGATATTATGGGACGAACCTGTAAAGGTGTCACAACAGTTCAGTGGTGTTGAAAATTACCTGGGTTCAGAGCTTGGAATGGAGATAAGGACAATAAAAAGCAGTGATTATTATGTTATAATCGATGCCATGGAAGCAGGAGAACTGGATATGGCTTTCTTTGGACCCTTTTCTTCTGTGATCGCAGCTGAGAGGGCAGGATCTGAGATCATAATAGCAGGAGCAAATGACGAAGGGAAACTTGATACCTATAACAGTTATATCATTGTCAACAGGAACACGAGAATCAACAGCACTGATGAACTGGCAGAGAACTCGCACAACGTGACCTTCTCTTTCGTAGATCCGGCATCCACCTCCGGTAATCTGGTTCCCCGCGGATATCTGCTGTCACAGGATATTGACCCGGAAACAGATTTTGGGTCAGTCATATTTTCCGGTGGACATGACATTACTATAAAGTCCGTAATATCCGGTAACATTGTTGATGCGGGTGCCGTAGCTTCAACGGCCTACGGTCGTTATTTTGAAGATGACAATTCTTCGGAGAACGATATTCTGATAATCTGGGAATCTGGCCCTATACCACCCAATCCCATTGCCGTAAGAGGTGACATGGACCCTGTGCTCAGAGAAAATATCAAAAATGCCTTCCTCGATATGAAAACAAAATCACCTGAAACATTCGAGAGCTTCATGGAGGTACGCGATAATCATGCATCTTATATCGAAGCCAACAACAGTGATTATGCGTTCATCCGTGAGATGGCTCAGGCAATGGATTACATTTAGAACAGATTGAATTTCGGTCTTAACACAAAAATAAGAAAGGAAGAATGATCAGCTAGTTTTCTTCCTTTTGAAAATTCCAAATGCCAGAATTGCAGCAAGACCGGCTATAATCAAAGTGAATCCAGGTGCAGGTTCTTCTTCTGCAGTTTCGTCAACTGGTTCCTCGACAGGTGCTCCTTCTTCTATGAGCAGGTATGTGACAGGGTTATCCGTTTTCAGGTCATGGAGTTTTATGAAATCACTTGATCTGGCACTTGTCAGTACATCTCCTTCTGACTGAACAGCGATCTCGAACTGATATTCATCATCTGCAGGCACTGTCATCCGCAAGCTTCCCCTTGTTCTCCGGTTAGCCTCGACATTCGAGATGATTGTACTGCCTGTGTATCTCGTGTAGGGGTCAGAAATTGCTGTAATGACAAGTGTAAGTTTGCTGAGCTCTTCACCCTGGTTCAAAATTCCGGGGGATACATCCACTATTATGTCTTTTCCATAGTTGGTGACCTGTTTCGTTTCAATTACCAGGTCTGTGAGCATAATGCTGGGTTCCTCATCTTTCTTTTCAGCAACAAGCTGCACTGGTGTTGAATAACTGTCTGTCAGTATGTCGTTTTCAAACAACTCTGCTTCGATCATCTGCTTTCCGCCCTTTGGAACCGTGAATGTCATACTCTTATACGTGTGAGTTCTTGCTTTGAGATAACCGATTTCCGCCACATTCTCTGCGCCTATCAGATTTGTTTCAGGAT
The window above is part of the Methanolobus zinderi genome. Proteins encoded here:
- a CDS encoding DUF7490 domain-containing protein — its product is MKPLTFLFFFSILLFSIGSGCINDDLQEESPEPLISSVDVMTLSSDEDFELKVTVYVQNPQDTDTESLSLKVKTRNPETNLIGAENVAEIGYLKARTHTYKSMTFTVPKGGKQMIEAELFENDILTDSYSTPVQLVAEKKDEEPSIMLTDLVIETKQVTNYGKDIIVDVSPGILNQGEELSKLTLVITAISDPYTRYTGSTIISNVEANRRTRGSLRMTVPADDEYQFEIAVQSEGDVLTSARSSDFIKLHDLKTDNPVTYLLIEEGAPVEEPVDETAEEEPAPGFTLIIAGLAAILAFGIFKRKKTS
- a CDS encoding Maf family nucleotide pyrophosphatase, which encodes MTKIILASASPRRKELLKQLIGDNFQVFTSSYGEERVERVTPEELVTHHSLEKARDVAGNFRDGVIIAADTVVVCGDEVLGKPENENAAREMLRRISGQQIQAITGITVFDIGRDRELTQYETTRIWISDLTEKEIDSYVGTGEPFGKAGSFAIQGKGADFVERIEGDLSNVVGLPLPVLKEMLVELDKEN
- a CDS encoding phosphate/phosphite/phosphonate ABC transporter substrate-binding protein codes for the protein MNYILGSNKKGCFSVLTILTILILASGCAAKDENVIQTDEVQKELRIGLILWDEPVKVSQQFSGVENYLGSELGMEIRTIKSSDYYVIIDAMEAGELDMAFFGPFSSVIAAERAGSEIIIAGANDEGKLDTYNSYIIVNRNTRINSTDELAENSHNVTFSFVDPASTSGNLVPRGYLLSQDIDPETDFGSVIFSGGHDITIKSVISGNIVDAGAVASTAYGRYFEDDNSSENDILIIWESGPIPPNPIAVRGDMDPVLRENIKNAFLDMKTKSPETFESFMEVRDNHASYIEANNSDYAFIREMAQAMDYI
- a CDS encoding DUF7544 domain-containing protein — encoded protein: MSWYVVDAVDRAFERTKKCLIEPFDFWKWMKLTIIVLLVGGGMNFNTGGGNYSFDETDMPVSQDFPTGAENVFENIYDTVSMNALAYMVGAILLIILLALIFAYISSVMEFVLVESLVSNDVRFWEYSRSFLGKGFGLFLFRLLLGILYLLIIAIVALPFIYYLTGQTDASLESSMLANIVYLIFLLIFIFFVLGVIGGIIGSFVNLAIPVSLYAGSGIFGAFSMVVKKFRQDWKQIIIYWIGRIVLNIAVAIVVGIAVLIMSAIALLLFLVFDGAVYFVLSALTASDTLVWIILAPVVFIQLIIFVLAIAFVSMPARVFVKYHMLTFLQMWYPEIEVPIFDRYKGSPMEDTATSL